GGTTCGTCGCGCTTTCCGGACGAGCAGGGAAATCGACATTTCATTTCCAGTGACGGGCAAACAAGGCTGCATCCCTGCCCCGCCCGGAGCGCCGTGGCGCGCCTCCGAGGCCCGGCCCATCCGTGGGGCTCACACCGCACTGCGGGTTTTCAGATGTCGGGCGAGGGCAACCTAGCGCCGGGTTCGTGAAGAACCCGTCATGAATTGCTGAAGATGCCGTTAGCGTCCGCAACGTCCCCCGGCGCAGCCACCCGCGAGCGCTGGCGCCGGTGGCGCCGCGACCGTCCGTCGAGAAGGCGCCCCCTGTGCATCGAACTGGCGCCTGGCGGCGTACCGGGCGCCCCGTGGGTACGGTATAAGCAAGGCACTTTGACACTAGAGAGCCACCATGCTGCACGACGCCCCGACCGATAGCGCGGTCTACAAGACATTGCTCGAATCGACCCGGGCCATCCCCTGGAAGATCGACTGGAAGACCATGACCTTCGCCTACATCGGCCCGCAGATCGAAACGCTGCTGGGCTGGAGCCAGTCCAGCTGGGTCAGCGCCAACGACTGGGCCGAGCGCATGCACCCCGAGGACCGCGAGCGCGTGGTGGACTTCTGCGTGTCGCAATCGCGCAACGGCACCGATCACGAGGCCGACTACCGCGCCCTCACCGCCTCCGGCGACTACATCTGGATTCGCGACGTGGTGCATGTGATGCGCGACGGCAACGGCGAGGTGGACGCCCTGATCGGCTTCATGTTCGACATCAGCGAACGCAAGCGCGCCGAAGAACAGCTGATCCAGCTGCAGCGCCAGCTGGAGGAGTACTCCTACAAGGACGGCCTGACCGGCGTGGCCAACCGGCGCATGTTCGATTCGGTGCTGGAAACCGAATGGGCCAGCGCCCAGCGCAGCGGCCAGCCGCTGTCGCTGATCCTCCTCGATATCGACTACTTCAAGCAGTACAACGACCATTACGGCCACATCCAGGGCGACGACTGCCTGCGCAGCGTCGGCAAGGCGCTGGCCGGCGCGTTGCACCGCCCGCGCGACTTCATCGCCCGCTTCGGCGGCGAGGAGTTCGTCCTGGTGCTGCCGGAAACCGACGGCGACGCCGCGCTCCAGGTGGCCGAGCGCTGCCGCCGCTTCATCCGCGAGCAACGCATTGCCCATGAGCAGTCGAGCGTCGCCCCGCTGCTGACCATCAGCCTCGGCGTCGGCACCGCCGTGCCCCGCGCGGGCGATCGTCCGCTGGACTTCGTGGCGGCGGTGGACCGGCTGCTCTACCAGGCCAAGCAGGGCGGACGCAACCGGCTGGCGGCGGCGCAATGGTCGCGTGACGAGGGCTCGATGCGGGACGGCACACGCTGATTTGCGGCGCTGCGACCTCCTGACACGACAATCTGCCCCGACAGTCTCGGCAAGGCTGTCTAAGCTCTATCCCACACGCGCGTGCCGGCGGCAGGCAACGAGGTCCGGAATCGGACCCTGGCCTATCCGCCAACCTGGCGGTGGGACTGGCCCCGGAGCCGGCATAGCGTAGAGCCGACCCCGTAAACCAGGACCCCTGACCATGCACGATATCGACCCCGTGGAAACCCAGGAATGGCTGGACGCGCTGGAATCCGTACTGGAAAAGGAAGGTGAGGAGCGCGCCCACTACCTGATGACCCGCCTCGGTGAGCTGGCCAGCCGCACCGGCACCCAACTGCCCTACGCCATCACCACGCCCTACCGCAACACCATCCCGGTCACCCATGAAGCCCGCATGCCCGGCGACCTGTTCATGGAGCGCCGCATCCGCTCGCTGGTGCGCTGGAATGCCCTGGCGATGGTGATGCGCGCCAACCACAAGGACTCGTCGCTGGGTGGACACATCTCCACCTTCGCCTCCTCGGCGACCCTCTACGACATCGGCTTCAACTACTTCTTCAACGGCCCCACCGACGAACACGCCGGCGACCTGATCTACTTCCAGGGCCACGCGTGCCCCGGCATCTACGCCCGCGCCTATATCGAAGGCCTGCTGACGGACGAGCAACTGGTGAACTTCCGCCAGGAGGTGGACGGCAAGGGGCTCCCCTCCTACCCGCACCCGCGCCTGATGTCGCACTTCTGGCAGTTCCCGACCGTGTCGATGGGCCTGGGGCCGATCCAGGCGATCTACCAGGCGCGCTTCATGAAATACCTGGAAAGCCGCGGCTTCATTCCCGCCGGCAAGCAGAAGGTCTGGTGCTTCCTCGGCGACGGCGAAACCGATGAACCGGAATCCCTGGGCGCGATCTCCCTCGCCGGGCGCGAGAGGCTGGACAACCTGATCTTCGTGGTGAACTGCAATCTGCAGCGCCTCGACGGTCCGGTACGCGGCAACGGCAAGATCATCCAGGAGCTGGAAGGCGTATTCCGCGGCGCCAACTGGAACGTGATCAAGGTGATCTGGGGCCGCTTCTGGGACCCACTCTTCGCCAAGGACACCACCGGCCTCTTGCAGGCACGGATGGATGCGGCGGTGGACGGCGACTACCAGAACTACAAGGCCAAGGACGGCGCCTACGTCCGCGAGCACTTCTTCGGTACCCGGCCGGAGCTGCTGGAGATGGTCAAGGACCTCTCCGACGAGGAAATCTGGAAGCTCAACCGGGGCGGGCACGACCCCTACAAGGTCTACGCCGCCTACCATGCCGCGGTGAACCACACCGGCCAGCCCAGCGTGGTGCTGGCCAAGACCATCAAGGGCTACGGCACCGGCACCGGCGAAGCGAAGAACATCGCGCACAACATCCACGAGGTCGACGTCGACAGCCTGCGCGCCTTCCGCGACCGTTTCGACATCCCGATCAAGGACGCGGACCTCGCCAAGCTGCCCTTCTACCGCCCCGACGAAGGCAGTGCCGAAGCACGCTACCTG
This Pseudomonas sp. ATCC 13867 DNA region includes the following protein-coding sequences:
- a CDS encoding GGDEF domain-containing protein translates to MLHDAPTDSAVYKTLLESTRAIPWKIDWKTMTFAYIGPQIETLLGWSQSSWVSANDWAERMHPEDRERVVDFCVSQSRNGTDHEADYRALTASGDYIWIRDVVHVMRDGNGEVDALIGFMFDISERKRAEEQLIQLQRQLEEYSYKDGLTGVANRRMFDSVLETEWASAQRSGQPLSLILLDIDYFKQYNDHYGHIQGDDCLRSVGKALAGALHRPRDFIARFGGEEFVLVLPETDGDAALQVAERCRRFIREQRIAHEQSSVAPLLTISLGVGTAVPRAGDRPLDFVAAVDRLLYQAKQGGRNRLAAAQWSRDEGSMRDGTR
- the aceE gene encoding pyruvate dehydrogenase (acetyl-transferring), homodimeric type, with the protein product MHDIDPVETQEWLDALESVLEKEGEERAHYLMTRLGELASRTGTQLPYAITTPYRNTIPVTHEARMPGDLFMERRIRSLVRWNALAMVMRANHKDSSLGGHISTFASSATLYDIGFNYFFNGPTDEHAGDLIYFQGHACPGIYARAYIEGLLTDEQLVNFRQEVDGKGLPSYPHPRLMSHFWQFPTVSMGLGPIQAIYQARFMKYLESRGFIPAGKQKVWCFLGDGETDEPESLGAISLAGRERLDNLIFVVNCNLQRLDGPVRGNGKIIQELEGVFRGANWNVIKVIWGRFWDPLFAKDTTGLLQARMDAAVDGDYQNYKAKDGAYVREHFFGTRPELLEMVKDLSDEEIWKLNRGGHDPYKVYAAYHAAVNHTGQPSVVLAKTIKGYGTGTGEAKNIAHNIHEVDVDSLRAFRDRFDIPIKDADLAKLPFYRPDEGSAEARYLKERRASLGGFMPHRHGNSQRIPAPPLETLKAMLDGTGDREISTTMAFVRIISQLVKDKELGPRIVPIIPDEARTFGMEGMFRQLGIYSSVGQLYEPVDKEQLMFYREDKKGQILEEGITEAGGMSSFIAAGTAYSNYRQPMLPFYIFYSMFGFQRIGDLAWAAGDSLTRGFLLGGTAGRTTLNGEGLQHEDGHSHVLASVIPNCRTYDPTYSYELAVIIQEGVRQMMQEQQEVFYYITVMNENYPHPPLPKGVEAGIIKGMYLLDEDRKDAAHHVQLLGSGTILREVEAAARILREDFGIGADVWSVPSFNELRRDGLAVERWNRLHPGQKPRPSYVEQCLSGRRGPVIASTDYLKVYAEQIRQWVPGKEYKVLGTDGFGRSDTRAKLRHFFEVDRHWVVLAALEALADRGDLEPKVVAEAIARFGLDPEKPNPLDC